TGCGCCGGCAGTATAAGCAATTTCCGAGTTTTGCCGCATAAATTCTAAGTTATTTTCAATTTTCATGAGCAAAGATTGTAGCGGGACTAAATTTGGATTATCAATGTAAAGAGATGCTTGGAACCAATCATTCCAATAACCTAAAGTGGAAAAAAGCGCGATTGTCGCAAGTCCTGGCAAGGAAAGTGGGATGACCATTTGTAAAAATATCCGTAATTCTCCTGCCCCTTCAATTCGTGCTGCTTCGAGTATAGGTTCTGGAATCGAACGTAGAAAGAAAGTGCGCATTATCATAATATAAAAGGCATTCATCGCAAGCGGCAAAATCATCGCCCAAATACTATTTCGTAAATGTAAAAATTGTGTCATTACAATATATGCAGGTACCATTCCACCACTAAACAGCATCGTGAAAAATGCGATAAATGTAAATTGACGCCGGTATTTAAATTGTGGACGAGATATGGCATATGAATATAATGCAATCATCGCTACACTACATATCGTTCCAATGACCGTTACCAAAATCGTTACTCCATATGATTGTAATAACTGCCCTTTCATTCTCCATAAATATTCATATGCTTCCGTACTCCACTCTTTCGGTATCAGTTGAAAGCCATTCGCCGCCAAAGATGTTTCACTTGAAAACGAGATAACGATAATGTATAAAAATGGAAAGATACAAATGAATGCAAGAAAACCAAGTAAAATATTCATTGCGATATTCATTTTTTTATTAAAACCAATAATATCTTTTGCAGGTTGATTGTTAACTGGTTTTTCCATTTCACCTCGTACTTGTTCTATTTCACTGACTTCTTCAAGCTGTTCTGCCAACTAATCTCGCCTCCTTTTTAAAATAAAGCATATTCTGGGTTAATTTTTTTCACGATATAGTTAGTAAGCATCACAAGAATAAACCCAACAATAGACTGATAAAAGCCTGCCGCTGCACTCATACTCATATCTCCAAGTGAAGTTAAGCCTCGATATACATATGTATCAATAACATCTGTCACAGGATAAAGTGGTCCTGAATTTCGCGGTAGCTGGTAAAATAGTCCAAAGTCTGAATTGAAAATTTTCCCGACATTCAAAATTGTTAAAATGACCATTAGCGGTGTTAATGCCGGAATTGTTACGTGCCGGATTTGTTGCCATTTTCCAGCACCATCAATCATTGCTGCTTCATAGTATGTTCGATCAATACCAGCAATTGCTGCTAGGTAAACAATACTTCCATAGCCAAGACCTTTCCATACATTCATCATAATCAAGATAAATGGCCAGTATTTAGGCTCG
The nucleotide sequence above comes from Listeria ivanovii subsp. londoniensis. Encoded proteins:
- a CDS encoding carbohydrate ABC transporter permease: MAEQLEEVSEIEQVRGEMEKPVNNQPAKDIIGFNKKMNIAMNILLGFLAFICIFPFLYIIVISFSSETSLAANGFQLIPKEWSTEAYEYLWRMKGQLLQSYGVTILVTVIGTICSVAMIALYSYAISRPQFKYRRQFTFIAFFTMLFSGGMVPAYIVMTQFLHLRNSIWAMILPLAMNAFYIMIMRTFFLRSIPEPILEAARIEGAGELRIFLQMVIPLSLPGLATIALFSTLGYWNDWFQASLYIDNPNLVPLQSLLMKIENNLEFMRQNSEIAYTAGALQSIPQDGAKMAMVVISTLPIAITYPFFQKYFISGLTIGGVKE